The following proteins come from a genomic window of Nitrospira sp.:
- a CDS encoding 3-deoxy-manno-octulosonate cytidylyltransferase yields MPKASQSVTVVIPARYGSSRFPGKPLVELNGKPMIQHVYERAVACRAVSDALVATDDERIKQAVERFGGRVIMVTGDYRTGTDRVAAVARMFAGEYFLDLQGDEIPLNPELLTDLIEPFLESGAGMGTLKRVMDPTEDLLNSAVVKVVTDARGNALYFSRAPIPFIRDDPGMKVVGGLHYLHLGLYIYTKETLLRFAALPTSRLEEAEKLEQLRALEHGIRIRVWETKHASLRVDRPEDVPDVAERLQQFEAVRRELQNSGVFFKP; encoded by the coding sequence ATGCCTAAAGCCTCACAGTCGGTCACCGTTGTAATTCCAGCCAGATATGGCTCGTCACGGTTCCCGGGTAAACCGCTCGTCGAGCTGAACGGCAAGCCGATGATTCAACATGTGTATGAGCGAGCGGTGGCGTGCCGTGCTGTTTCCGATGCCTTGGTCGCAACCGACGACGAGCGTATCAAACAAGCCGTCGAGCGGTTCGGCGGGCGCGTGATCATGGTGACAGGAGATTACCGGACCGGGACGGATCGGGTTGCCGCCGTGGCCCGTATGTTTGCCGGAGAATATTTTTTAGACTTGCAGGGCGACGAAATTCCATTGAATCCTGAATTATTGACCGACCTGATTGAGCCGTTTCTCGAAAGCGGAGCCGGCATGGGGACGCTCAAACGCGTGATGGACCCGACGGAAGACCTTCTTAATTCAGCGGTGGTCAAGGTGGTGACCGACGCCCGAGGCAATGCCCTGTATTTTTCACGAGCTCCGATCCCATTCATCCGTGATGATCCGGGGATGAAGGTGGTCGGAGGGCTTCACTATCTCCATCTGGGGTTGTACATCTATACGAAGGAAACGTTGCTTCGATTCGCGGCTCTGCCGACAAGTCGCTTGGAAGAGGCTGAAAAGCTCGAACAGCTGCGCGCATTGGAACACGGAATTCGTATTCGCGTGTGGGAAACCAAACATGCCTCCCTGCGGGTCGATCGGCCGGAAGATGTGCCCGATGTCGCGGAGCGACTGCAGCAGTTTGAGGCGGTCAGGCGCGAGTTGCAGAACAGCGGAGTATTTTTCAAGCCATGA
- a CDS encoding D-glycero-beta-D-manno-heptose-7-phosphate kinase — protein sequence MGTIRQGDSVKTSGRALPREDSNGKSDVPSLKALRQYLQRFPQASVLVVGDLILDHYVMGRVSRISPEAPVPVVHVESESLRLGGAANVFNNILALGGKADLCGVIGSDESGRLLMKELGNTRSSRGGVVIDHDRPTTRKSRVIAHNQQIVRYDIEGRSELKTALRQKILRYVESRIEELSCIVVSDYAKGVVSPALMSEMTRLAASKKVPIIVDPKVEHFSYYKGVTVLTPNHLEAAQASGLHGDDDQTIDEAGAMIRQRLGCRSVLVTRGEKGMSLYEGDGASWHLPTKARQVYDVTGAGDTVIGTLALALSAGASIKTGAIMANYAAGIVVGMVGTATVSPKQLSEAFGDA from the coding sequence GTGGGAACGATTCGGCAAGGCGATTCAGTAAAGACAAGCGGTCGCGCTCTTCCGAGAGAGGATTCAAATGGGAAGAGTGACGTTCCGTCGCTGAAAGCACTCCGGCAGTATCTTCAACGATTTCCTCAGGCATCGGTCCTCGTTGTCGGCGACCTCATCCTCGATCATTATGTGATGGGGCGAGTCAGTCGAATCTCTCCGGAAGCGCCGGTTCCGGTCGTCCATGTCGAGTCGGAATCGCTTCGACTTGGTGGGGCGGCCAACGTGTTCAACAATATCTTAGCCCTGGGAGGAAAGGCCGATCTGTGCGGTGTGATCGGATCGGATGAGAGCGGCCGCCTGCTGATGAAAGAGCTCGGCAACACACGATCAAGCCGCGGAGGCGTGGTGATCGATCATGATCGCCCGACGACCAGAAAAAGTCGGGTCATCGCGCATAATCAGCAGATCGTGCGGTATGACATCGAGGGACGAAGCGAACTCAAAACTGCCCTGCGGCAAAAGATTCTCCGGTATGTGGAGTCTCGGATCGAGGAGTTGTCCTGCATCGTGGTCTCGGACTATGCCAAGGGAGTCGTGTCGCCGGCGCTCATGTCCGAAATGACACGACTCGCCGCCTCGAAAAAGGTTCCGATCATCGTCGATCCCAAGGTTGAACATTTCAGCTACTACAAGGGCGTCACCGTCCTCACACCGAATCATCTCGAGGCGGCTCAAGCTTCCGGTTTACATGGCGACGATGATCAGACGATCGATGAAGCCGGAGCGATGATTCGGCAGCGCCTTGGATGCCGGTCCGTCTTGGTTACGCGCGGTGAAAAAGGCATGAGCTTATACGAAGGTGACGGCGCCTCATGGCATTTGCCCACGAAAGCTCGGCAGGTTTACGACGTCACAGGCGCGGGAGATACGGTCATCGGAACCCTGGCGTTGGCCCTGTCGGCCGGAGCAAGCATCAAGACCGGAGCGATCATGGCGAACTACGCAGCCGGGATCGTGGTGGGAATGGTCGGCACCGCGACGGTCTCGCCCAAACAGTTGTCCGAGGCGTTTGGAGATGCCTAA
- a CDS encoding Signal peptidase I, whose translation MSLDPNQRNVDKLAGSPRRGEQASLPGAKLVDNTDQSGRKSIVREYAEAIIVAMLLAFAIRVFVVQAFKIPSGSMIPTLLIGDHILVSKLSYGLQWPTDCQMQWAFPPVNCYTSKTVVAFGKPQRGDIIVFRFPEDEEKDFIKRIVGLPGDTVQLRNKVVLVNGQPLDDKAFTQRIDPGVIDGTVNPRDNFGPVTVPEGSYFVMGDNRDQSLDSRFWGYVREEKIRGKAFRIYWSWNGQGNWTEWVRWERFGKAIQ comes from the coding sequence ATGAGCCTCGATCCGAATCAAAGAAATGTGGATAAGCTGGCCGGTTCTCCGCGAAGAGGAGAGCAGGCATCGCTTCCGGGAGCCAAACTTGTGGATAACACGGACCAATCTGGACGAAAGTCCATCGTCCGGGAATATGCGGAAGCGATCATCGTGGCGATGCTCCTCGCATTCGCCATTCGCGTGTTCGTCGTGCAGGCCTTTAAGATTCCATCCGGGTCGATGATTCCCACCTTGCTGATCGGCGATCACATTTTAGTCAGTAAGCTTTCCTACGGTCTTCAGTGGCCGACGGATTGCCAGATGCAATGGGCGTTTCCCCCGGTCAATTGCTACACGTCCAAGACGGTGGTGGCCTTCGGCAAGCCGCAGCGGGGCGACATCATCGTCTTTCGGTTTCCCGAGGATGAAGAGAAAGATTTCATCAAGCGCATTGTCGGGCTGCCGGGAGATACCGTACAGCTTCGGAATAAAGTGGTGCTCGTGAACGGCCAGCCGCTTGACGACAAAGCTTTTACACAACGAATCGATCCCGGCGTCATCGACGGCACGGTCAACCCTCGCGATAATTTCGGACCGGTGACCGTGCCGGAGGGATCTTACTTCGTCATGGGCGACAATCGCGACCAAAGCCTGGACAGTCGGTTCTGGGGATACGTGCGCGAAGAAAAGATCCGCGGCAAGGCGTTTCGTATCTATTGGTCCTGGAATGGGCAGGGGAATTGGACGGAGTGGGTCAGGTGGGAACGATTCGGCAAGGCGATTCAGTAA
- a CDS encoding Translation elongation factor LepA has translation MQSLIRNFSIIAHIDHGKSTLADRFLEATGAVTAREAKEQILDAMDLERERGITIKAHAVAIRYKAQDGKTYALHLIDTPGHVDFTYEVSRSLAACEGALLLVDATQGVQAQTIANVNLAMANHLTIIPVINKIDLASADVEGTKHSISEVLQLDAADALPISAKEGKGVSEVLEAVIARIPPPSGDPQAPFKALIFDSWFDNYQGVIVLARLVDGSIRPGMKIKVMSNDRTFEVMEVGQFTPKRTKKAELLTGEVGYLCANMREVADVKIGDTLTDAVTPTAAPFPGYKEVKPLVFCGLYSTDTAKYEDLRDALVKLRLNDSSFVYEPETSLALGFGFRCGFLGLLHMEIIQERLEREYGLTLITTAPTVVYHVTTTKGDKLEIDNPAELPPPNNIVSFEEPFILATVITPERYMGSILQLCQERRGIQRSLQFLDPTRVMISYELPLNEVILDFYDKLKSRTQGYASLDYELLGYRESDLVKIDIMLNGEAVDALSFITHRERSYHRGRQMAEKMKELIPRQMFEIAIQAAIGNKIIARETIGAMKKNVTAKCYGGDITRKRKLLEKQKEGKKRMKAVGSVEVPQEAFLAILRVGEE, from the coding sequence TTGCAAAGCCTTATACGCAATTTTTCTATAATCGCTCATATCGATCACGGCAAATCAACCCTCGCTGACCGGTTCCTAGAAGCTACTGGCGCAGTCACTGCCCGAGAGGCGAAAGAGCAGATCCTCGATGCCATGGACCTCGAGCGGGAACGTGGCATTACGATCAAAGCCCACGCAGTGGCCATCCGGTACAAGGCTCAGGATGGGAAGACGTATGCCTTACATTTGATCGATACGCCGGGGCATGTCGATTTTACCTATGAAGTCTCCCGAAGCTTAGCGGCTTGTGAAGGAGCACTCTTGCTGGTGGATGCCACTCAGGGCGTGCAGGCGCAGACGATCGCCAATGTGAATTTGGCGATGGCCAATCATCTCACGATTATCCCGGTCATCAATAAGATCGATCTGGCCAGCGCCGATGTTGAGGGAACGAAACATTCGATCTCGGAAGTGCTGCAGCTCGACGCCGCCGATGCCTTGCCCATCAGTGCCAAAGAAGGTAAAGGCGTATCTGAGGTGCTGGAAGCGGTCATTGCGCGGATACCGCCTCCGTCCGGAGATCCGCAGGCGCCCTTCAAGGCGCTGATCTTCGATTCCTGGTTCGACAATTATCAAGGCGTAATTGTCCTTGCACGATTGGTGGATGGTTCGATTCGGCCGGGCATGAAGATCAAAGTCATGTCGAATGACCGAACATTTGAAGTCATGGAGGTGGGACAATTCACTCCCAAGCGAACGAAGAAGGCCGAACTGTTGACGGGGGAAGTCGGATATCTCTGCGCCAATATGAGAGAGGTCGCCGACGTCAAGATCGGCGATACGCTGACGGATGCCGTGACCCCCACCGCCGCGCCGTTTCCCGGGTACAAAGAAGTCAAACCGTTGGTGTTCTGCGGACTGTATTCAACGGACACGGCAAAGTACGAGGACTTGCGGGACGCCCTCGTCAAACTTCGATTGAACGATTCATCGTTCGTCTACGAGCCGGAAACGTCGCTGGCGCTCGGCTTCGGATTCCGCTGTGGTTTCCTCGGTTTGCTGCATATGGAAATCATCCAGGAACGGTTGGAACGGGAGTACGGCCTGACGCTGATCACCACCGCGCCGACCGTGGTCTATCATGTGACCACGACGAAGGGCGACAAACTGGAGATCGACAATCCGGCCGAATTGCCTCCTCCCAATAACATCGTCTCCTTCGAAGAGCCGTTCATCCTGGCGACGGTCATTACACCTGAACGATACATGGGGTCCATTTTGCAACTCTGCCAAGAACGGAGGGGCATTCAGCGCAGCCTGCAGTTTCTCGACCCTACCCGCGTGATGATCAGCTACGAACTGCCTCTCAATGAGGTGATTCTCGATTTTTACGACAAGTTGAAATCCAGAACACAAGGGTATGCTTCTTTGGACTATGAGTTGCTCGGATACCGAGAGTCGGATCTCGTGAAGATCGATATCATGCTCAACGGCGAGGCGGTGGACGCTCTGTCGTTCATCACGCATCGAGAGCGCTCATACCACCGTGGTCGCCAAATGGCGGAGAAGATGAAAGAGCTGATTCCCCGGCAGATGTTTGAGATCGCCATTCAGGCGGCGATCGGGAACAAGATCATTGCCCGGGAAACCATCGGGGCCATGAAGAAGAACGTGACGGCGAAGTGCTACGGCGGCGACATTACGCGGAAGCGGAAGTTGCTGGAGAAACAAAAAGAAGGAAAGAAACGGATGAAGGCGGTCGGCAGTGTCGAGGTTCCTCAGGAAGCATTCTTGGCCATCTTGAGAGTCGGGGAAGAATGA
- a CDS encoding Adenosylmethionine-8-amino-7-oxononanoate aminotransferase — MARQPSTKQLRDWDRRYLWHPFTQMQEWEQEDPLIIERGKGSYLIDTEGNKYFDGTSSIWVNLHGHRHPVLDRALNKQLDKIAHSTFLGLSNPPAIELARELIRIAPKGLTRVFYSDNGSTAVEIALKMAIQYWQQRRPEVGPKHTFLHLKLAYHGDTIGAVSVGNIDLFHSRFKPLLFSTLEAEPPYCYRCPFTLTYPSCRMACIDPIEQILKSRHRELAGFIIEPLMQAAAGMIPQPAGYLKRIRELCTKYGVLLIADEVATGFGRTGRMFACEHEGVTPDLMAISKGLTGGYMPLAVTLTTDEIYRGFLGTYNEFKTFFHGHSFTGNPLGCSVALANLQVFRQEKTLSRLFSKIKLLTRWLSPMAEMPNVGDIRQCGFMVGIELVKDKRTKKPYALEERVGHKVAMEARRRGLLLRPIGSVMILMPPLSTSLPELRRMVKILQASIETVTQLPASNPIQVHPPVGLLGNKHKDLHE, encoded by the coding sequence ATGGCTCGCCAACCTTCCACCAAGCAACTCAGGGACTGGGACCGTCGCTACCTCTGGCATCCGTTTACCCAAATGCAGGAATGGGAACAGGAAGACCCTCTCATCATCGAGCGTGGGAAGGGTTCTTACTTGATTGATACAGAAGGCAATAAATATTTCGACGGCACGTCGTCCATCTGGGTCAATCTCCACGGACATCGACATCCGGTCTTGGACCGTGCACTCAACAAGCAACTCGACAAGATTGCCCACTCCACGTTCCTTGGCCTCTCGAATCCGCCAGCCATTGAACTGGCGCGCGAGTTAATCCGAATTGCGCCGAAGGGACTCACACGCGTCTTCTATTCGGACAATGGTTCTACAGCAGTCGAGATCGCGCTGAAGATGGCCATCCAATATTGGCAGCAGCGACGGCCTGAGGTCGGACCTAAGCACACCTTCCTTCACCTCAAGCTGGCCTATCATGGAGATACGATCGGCGCGGTGAGCGTCGGCAACATCGACTTGTTCCATTCGAGGTTCAAGCCGTTGCTGTTTTCGACTTTGGAAGCGGAACCGCCCTATTGCTACCGCTGCCCGTTCACCCTGACCTACCCCTCTTGTCGAATGGCTTGTATCGATCCGATTGAACAAATTTTAAAAAGCCGTCATCGAGAGTTGGCCGGGTTCATTATTGAGCCCCTGATGCAAGCAGCTGCCGGCATGATTCCCCAGCCGGCTGGGTACCTGAAACGAATTCGTGAGCTCTGCACCAAGTACGGCGTCCTACTGATTGCAGATGAAGTGGCGACGGGATTCGGACGAACGGGCCGCATGTTCGCCTGCGAACACGAAGGAGTGACGCCGGATCTGATGGCGATCAGCAAAGGGCTCACCGGTGGCTATATGCCTCTGGCAGTCACATTGACAACGGATGAGATCTACAGAGGTTTTCTGGGGACCTACAACGAGTTCAAAACCTTTTTTCATGGACACAGTTTTACCGGCAATCCCTTGGGCTGTTCCGTCGCGCTCGCCAATCTCCAAGTCTTTCGTCAGGAGAAGACCCTGTCCCGCCTCTTCTCAAAGATCAAGCTGCTGACTCGATGGCTCAGCCCCATGGCCGAAATGCCCAATGTCGGCGACATCCGACAGTGCGGGTTCATGGTGGGAATCGAATTGGTCAAGGACAAGCGGACGAAGAAGCCCTATGCGCTCGAAGAACGAGTCGGCCACAAGGTAGCCATGGAGGCGCGCCGTCGCGGACTCTTGCTGCGGCCGATCGGCAGCGTGATGATCCTGATGCCACCCCTCAGCACATCACTCCCTGAGCTCAGACGCATGGTCAAAATTCTGCAAGCCTCCATCGAAACCGTGACTCAACTCCCCGCATCCAATCCCATTCAAGTCCATCCACCGGTCGGTCTATTGGGCAATAAACATAAAGATTTGCACGAGTAG